From Aliarcobacter butzleri, the proteins below share one genomic window:
- a CDS encoding Do family serine endopeptidase: MKKKLLLISTLIATQLFAKTIELEMMEKDPQRVTPNSTSEILSFNNSIKDSIHSIVNISAKKSVDSDMDSLPLQMFNDPFFKRFFGDQFGNQFKQNRVQRSLGSGVIVSKNGYIVTNNHVIENAEEITVTIGDDTTEYNAKLIGKDADSDIAVIKIDVKTDLTPIKFAHSSSVMLGDVIFAIGNPFGVGSTVTQGIVSALNKNKVGINKYENYIQTDASINPGNSGGALVDSRGALIGINTAIISKGGGNNGIGFAIPVDMVKDVVEKLVTDGKVVRGYLGVVIADLDKEMQKVYKRKEGALILDVSNDTPASKYGLKRGDLVYAINGKAVKDRTSLQNTIASFKPKEKVKLDIERDGKDITLNIVLEDRATNLGQTPTAEGNLFLGGLKLSAIDSVTQKQYRLSSDTIGILISDVEPKSKAEKAGFEAGDVIIQIEDVEIKNFANLENAIKKYENKNKRVYVNRYGQTILFIIQ, from the coding sequence GTGAAGAAAAAACTTTTACTTATTTCTACATTAATAGCAACTCAACTTTTTGCAAAAACAATAGAGTTAGAGATGATGGAAAAAGATCCACAAAGAGTTACTCCAAATTCAACAAGCGAAATCTTATCATTTAACAATAGTATAAAAGATTCTATTCATTCTATAGTAAATATATCTGCAAAAAAAAGTGTTGATTCAGATATGGATAGTTTACCTTTACAGATGTTTAATGATCCATTTTTCAAAAGATTTTTTGGAGACCAATTTGGAAATCAATTTAAACAAAATAGAGTTCAAAGATCATTGGGTTCAGGAGTAATTGTTTCAAAAAATGGATATATTGTTACAAATAATCATGTTATTGAAAATGCAGAAGAGATTACAGTAACAATTGGTGATGATACAACTGAGTATAATGCAAAATTAATAGGAAAAGATGCAGATAGCGATATTGCAGTAATTAAAATAGATGTAAAAACGGATTTAACTCCTATTAAATTTGCTCATTCAAGTAGTGTAATGCTTGGGGATGTAATTTTTGCAATTGGAAATCCATTTGGTGTTGGAAGTACAGTTACTCAAGGTATTGTTTCAGCTTTAAATAAAAATAAAGTTGGAATAAATAAATATGAAAACTATATTCAAACAGATGCTTCTATAAATCCTGGAAATAGTGGTGGAGCACTTGTTGATAGTAGAGGTGCATTAATTGGTATAAATACAGCAATTATTTCTAAAGGTGGTGGAAATAATGGAATAGGATTTGCAATACCAGTTGATATGGTAAAAGATGTAGTTGAAAAACTTGTAACTGATGGAAAAGTTGTAAGAGGGTATCTAGGTGTTGTAATAGCTGATTTAGATAAGGAAATGCAAAAAGTTTATAAAAGAAAAGAGGGTGCATTAATTTTAGATGTATCAAATGACACACCAGCTTCAAAATATGGTTTAAAACGAGGGGATTTAGTATATGCAATAAATGGTAAAGCTGTAAAAGATAGAACAAGTTTACAAAATACTATTGCATCATTTAAACCAAAAGAAAAAGTTAAGTTAGATATTGAAAGAGATGGCAAAGATATAACATTAAACATTGTTTTAGAGGATAGAGCAACTAATCTTGGTCAAACTCCAACAGCAGAAGGTAATCTTTTCTTAGGTGGATTAAAACTAAGTGCGATTGATAGTGTTACTCAAAAACAATATAGATTGTCATCTGATACAATTGGTATACTGATTTCAGATGTTGAACCAAAATCTAAAGCTGAAAAAGCTGGTTTTGAAGCAGGAGATGTTATCATTCAAATAGAAGATGTAGAGATTAAAAATTTTGCAAACTTAGAAAATGCAATAAAAAAATATGAGAATAAAAATAAAAGAGTTTATGTAAATAGATATGGTCAAACGATTTTATTTATTATTCAATAA
- a CDS encoding tyrosine-type recombinase/integrase has protein sequence MGKNNQLQDIQVKQAKPTKETYYLFDGLGLYLEVTPNNAKIWKFRYTYNGKRKKTSFQSYPKVSLKQARKKRDNYNELLFDGIDPIEYYKEQKELKQIEDTSSFKNIFTQWLEMEKSKSGLAQYQWKKTRIENDILPFIGNKKIKDIKIQDVTNVLIEKNKTAPVTASKLFGYLKSIYSYAKTKGYIEINLLSDINKTHIISSSQVISYPKITEKENLKDLVNSIYNYQGFYSVKNALKLVLHLPLRAGNLCNLQWSNIDFDNKLLIISRDEMKVKDKNFDDFRMPLTDEVINILNEQKSYTGYQKFIFLGTNNRTPINVESPNKALKIMGFDDEVNGRKITLHGFRGTFRSLIDTLDIDSNFSFETKERALDHHEKSKVVRAYTHKSDYINQLIPLMNFWSDYILSLKN, from the coding sequence ATGGGTAAAAATAATCAATTACAAGATATACAAGTAAAACAAGCAAAGCCAACTAAAGAAACATATTATCTTTTTGATGGATTAGGGTTATATTTGGAAGTAACTCCTAATAATGCTAAAATTTGGAAATTTAGATATACATATAACGGTAAAAGAAAAAAAACATCATTTCAAAGTTACCCTAAAGTCTCACTAAAACAAGCAAGAAAAAAAAGAGATAATTATAATGAACTTCTTTTTGATGGAATTGACCCTATTGAATACTACAAAGAACAAAAGGAACTAAAGCAAATTGAAGATACAAGCAGTTTTAAAAATATCTTTACTCAATGGTTAGAGATGGAAAAATCAAAAAGTGGTTTAGCTCAATATCAATGGAAGAAAACAAGAATTGAAAATGATATTTTGCCTTTTATTGGAAATAAAAAAATAAAAGATATTAAAATCCAAGATGTTACAAATGTACTAATTGAAAAAAATAAAACAGCACCTGTTACAGCTTCTAAATTATTTGGATATTTAAAAAGTATTTATAGTTATGCAAAAACAAAAGGTTATATTGAAATAAATCTATTATCAGATATAAATAAAACTCATATTATTAGTTCATCTCAAGTAATTAGCTATCCAAAAATCACAGAAAAAGAAAATTTAAAAGATTTAGTAAATAGTATTTATAACTATCAAGGATTTTATTCAGTAAAAAATGCTTTGAAATTGGTTTTACATTTACCATTAAGAGCAGGAAATTTATGTAATTTACAATGGAGTAATATTGATTTTGATAACAAACTTCTAATTATCTCAAGAGATGAAATGAAAGTAAAAGATAAAAATTTTGATGATTTTAGGATGCCTTTAACTGATGAAGTTATAAATATTTTAAATGAACAAAAAAGCTATACGGGTTATCAAAAGTTTATCTTTTTAGGAACAAATAATAGAACTCCAATAAATGTAGAAAGTCCAAATAAAGCATTAAAAATTATGGGGTTTGATGATGAAGTAAACGGTAGAAAAATTACTTTGCACGGTTTCAGAGGTACTTTTAGGAGTTTGATTGATACTTTAGATATTGATAGTAATTTTAGCTTTGAAACAAAAGAGAGAGCATTAGACCATCACGAAAAATCAAAAGTTGTTAGAGCTTATACACATAAAAGCGATTATATAAATCAATTAATCCCTTTGATGAATTTTTGGAGTGATTATATCCTTAGTTTAAAAAATTGA
- a CDS encoding helix-turn-helix transcriptional regulator has product MAKQEFKALEEKREHSRKMRMKELSKYVGIPKSTLYLYISKGRFSGIKVSEKVVVYDVAEVEKALFGDVA; this is encoded by the coding sequence ATGGCAAAACAAGAATTTAAAGCATTAGAAGAAAAAAGAGAACATTCTCGAAAAATGAGAATGAAAGAATTAAGTAAATATGTAGGTATTCCAAAAAGTACCCTTTACCTCTACATCTCAAAAGGTCGATTTTCAGGAATTAAAGTAAGTGAAAAAGTAGTTGTATATGATGTTGCAGAAGTTGAAAAAGCATTATTTGGAGATGTTGCATAA
- the ilvD gene encoding dihydroxy-acid dehydratase has translation MRSDEVKKGFDRTPHRSLLRATGLKDEDFDKPFIGVANSFIELIPGHFFLDKVSAIIKEEIRANGCVPFEFNTIGVDDGIAMGHDGMLFSLPSRELIANSIETVMNAHKLDAMIAIPNCDKIVPGMIMGALRVNVPTIFVSGGPMQKGYTKDGTPIDLATAFEAVGKFEAGDISEEQLKDIECNACPSGGSCSGMFTANSMNTLMEAMGIALPGNGTILALTPQREVLYRQAARRICEIAKDKASREKYKLKNILNENAVKNAFAVDMAMGGSSNTVLHMLAISKEAGVNFELKDINAISKRVSHIAKISPSLSTVHMEDINKAGGVNAVMKEMTKRGNDILADNLTISGETVLEKIKDAYIKDTNIIHTIDNPYSQVGGLAILYGNLAEQGAVIKTAGITGSRVFTGTAVCFDGQPEAIKGIVSGKVKAGNVVVIRYEGPKGGPGMQEMLAPTSLIMGMGLGSSVALITDGRFSGATRGASIGHVSPEAAEGGMIGLLKDGDEIHIDVDQYILSVNLSDEEIAKRKADFKPLKKPLNSSWLGQYRALVTNASSGAVLKTDL, from the coding sequence TTGAGAAGTGATGAAGTAAAAAAAGGATTTGATAGAACTCCACATAGATCATTATTAAGAGCAACTGGCTTAAAAGATGAAGATTTTGATAAACCATTCATTGGTGTTGCAAACTCTTTTATAGAATTAATTCCAGGCCATTTTTTCCTAGATAAAGTATCAGCTATTATAAAAGAAGAGATTCGTGCGAATGGTTGTGTACCATTTGAATTTAATACTATTGGTGTTGATGATGGTATTGCAATGGGACATGATGGGATGTTATTTTCACTTCCTTCAAGAGAGTTAATTGCAAACTCTATAGAAACAGTTATGAATGCACATAAATTAGACGCAATGATTGCTATTCCAAACTGTGATAAAATTGTACCAGGTATGATTATGGGAGCATTAAGAGTAAATGTTCCAACTATTTTTGTAAGTGGTGGACCTATGCAAAAAGGTTATACAAAAGATGGAACACCAATTGATTTAGCAACTGCTTTTGAGGCTGTTGGGAAATTTGAAGCAGGTGATATTAGTGAAGAACAATTAAAAGATATTGAATGTAATGCCTGTCCAAGCGGTGGTTCATGTTCTGGAATGTTTACAGCTAACTCTATGAATACACTTATGGAAGCTATGGGAATTGCATTACCTGGAAATGGAACTATTTTAGCTTTAACGCCCCAAAGAGAAGTTTTATATAGACAAGCTGCTAGAAGAATTTGTGAAATTGCAAAAGATAAAGCATCAAGAGAAAAATATAAATTAAAAAATATTTTAAATGAAAATGCAGTTAAAAATGCTTTTGCTGTTGATATGGCAATGGGTGGAAGTTCAAATACAGTTCTTCATATGCTTGCTATTTCAAAAGAAGCTGGTGTTAATTTTGAATTAAAAGATATAAATGCAATTTCTAAAAGAGTTTCTCATATTGCAAAAATTTCTCCATCTTTATCAACTGTTCATATGGAAGATATAAATAAAGCTGGTGGTGTAAATGCAGTTATGAAAGAGATGACAAAAAGAGGTAATGATATATTAGCTGATAACCTTACTATCTCTGGTGAAACTGTATTAGAAAAAATCAAAGATGCATATATCAAAGATACAAATATCATTCATACTATTGATAATCCATACTCACAAGTTGGTGGATTAGCAATTCTTTATGGTAATTTAGCCGAACAAGGTGCTGTTATTAAAACTGCTGGAATTACAGGTTCAAGAGTATTTACAGGAACTGCTGTTTGTTTTGATGGACAACCTGAAGCTATCAAAGGAATTGTAAGTGGTAAAGTTAAAGCAGGGAATGTTGTAGTTATTAGATATGAAGGTCCAAAAGGTGGTCCTGGAATGCAAGAGATGTTAGCACCTACAAGTCTAATCATGGGAATGGGATTAGGAAGTTCTGTAGCACTTATTACTGATGGAAGATTTAGTGGAGCAACAAGAGGAGCTTCTATTGGTCACGTTTCTCCAGAAGCAGCAGAGGGTGGAATGATCGGATTATTAAAAGATGGTGATGAAATTCATATTGATGTTGACCAATATATTTTGTCTGTAAATTTAAGTGATGAAGAAATTGCAAAAAGAAAAGCTGATTTTAAACCACTAAAAAAACCATTAAATTCATCTTGGTTAGGTCAATATAGAGCACTTGTTACAAATGCAAGTAGCGGAGCAGTTTTAAAAACTGATTTATAG